From one Dama dama isolate Ldn47 chromosome 4, ASM3311817v1, whole genome shotgun sequence genomic stretch:
- the LOC133055138 gene encoding zinc finger protein 501-like: MPLKVFSQDADVSLGCNIPREDAEQEEEEEEMAASQGLLTFQDVTIDFTQEEWECLDLAQRELYRDVMLENYGNLACLGLVVSKPDLVTFLEQMKDPWDVRRMETAIHPGCLLTANRSPLPGSALRTPRSSTQPLSAVEDTLSGWSSKVIQQQNIQTKRKHCKCNTCGKVFSNSPNLSRHRKIHTGRKDFKCTACGQTFNQSSYLTEHLGIHTGEKPYECTECGKAFICCSCITQHQRIHTGERPYKCTACGKAFKQISALTHHQRTHTGERPYKCTACGKAFKQSSALTPHQRIHTGERPYKCTECGKAFINYSLLTRHQRIHTGETPYKCIACGKDFKHSSTLTEHQRIHTGERPHKCIACGKAFIRYSSLTRHQRIHTGERPYKCTACGKAFKQSSNLAQHQRIHTGERPYKCTECGKAFIYFSLLTQHQRFHTGEKPYKCTDCGKAFSQSSGLSRHQRVHTAEKC, encoded by the exons ATGCCTTTGAAGGTATTTTCTCAAGATGCAGATGTGAGTTTGGGATGTAACATCCCCAGAGAAGAcgcagagcaggaggaagaagaggaggaaatggcagcttctcag GGGCTGctgacattccaggatgtgacCATAGATTTCACTcaagaggagtgggaatgcctggacctCGCTCAGCGGGAATTGTACAGGGACGTGATGTTAGAGAACTACGGGAATCTGGCCTGCTTGG GTCTTGTGGTCTCTAAGCCGGACCTGGTCACGTTTCTGGAGCAAATGAAGGATCCCTGGGATGTCAGGAGAATGGAGACAGCCATACACCCAG GATGTCTCCTCACGGCCAACCGCAGTCCTCTGCCTGGGTCTGCTCTCCGAACCCCTCGTTCCAGCACCCAGCCCTTGTCTGCAGTGGAGGACACCCTCtcaggctgg TCTTCAAAAGTTATTCAACAGCAGAATATTCAGACTAAGCGGAAACATTGCAAGTGTAATACATGTGGAAAAGTCTTTAGTAACTCACCAAATCTAAGTAGACATAGGAAAATTCATACAGGAAGGAAAGatttcaaatgtacagcatgtGGCCAAACCTTTAATCAGAGTTCATATTTAACTGAACATCTGggaatccatactggggagaaaccatacgaatgtacagaatgtggcaaagcctttatctGCTGTTCATGTATTACTCAAC ATCagcgaatccatactggggagagaccttataaatgtacagcatgtggcaAGGCGTTTAAGCAGATTTCAGCTTTAACTCACCATCAGCGAAcccatactggggagagaccttataaatgtacagcatgtggcaAGGCTTTTAAGCAAAGTTCAGCTTTAACTCCACATCAGCGAATCCATACAGGGGAGAGACCATATAAATGTACAgagtgtggcaaagcctttatcaATTATTCACTTCTTACTCGAcatcagcgaattcatactggggaGACACCTTATAAATGTATAGCATGTGGCAAGGATTTTAAGCATAGTTCAACTTTAACTGAACATCagcgaatccatactggggagagacctcaTAAATGTATagcatgtggcaaagcctttatccGTTATTCTTCTCTCACTCGACATCAacgaatccatactggggagagaccttataaatgtacagcatgtggcaAGGCTTTTAAGCAGAGTTCAAATTTAGCTCAACATCAGCGAATCCATACCGGGGAAAGACcgtataaatgtacagaatgtggcaaagcctttatctatttttcacttcttacTCAGCATCAACGATTCCATACTggggagaaaccttataaatgtacagactGTGGCAAAGCCTTTTCCCAGAGTTCAGGTCTTTCTcgacatcagagagttcatactgcagagaaatgttag